A stretch of the Bradyrhizobium arachidis genome encodes the following:
- a CDS encoding DUF3147 family protein, which produces MIVTAKLTALAQDRWYDYVVRYVLGGFATLIAGLVADAFGPSIGGLMLAFPAILCASTTLIERNERKRKERKGLPGGERGRQAAALDAAGAALGSVALLCFAATVWQLAPHGPWVSLPLACLIWLPVAIMMWWLRRLTRRVRFPGRSSETNLSSALTARRRRRRPF; this is translated from the coding sequence ATGATCGTCACAGCTAAGCTAACCGCGCTCGCCCAAGATCGCTGGTACGATTACGTCGTGCGCTATGTACTCGGTGGTTTTGCGACCTTGATTGCGGGCTTGGTCGCTGACGCATTCGGCCCCTCCATTGGAGGACTGATGCTTGCCTTTCCTGCGATCCTTTGTGCGAGCACCACGCTTATCGAAAGGAACGAGCGCAAACGAAAGGAGCGCAAGGGCCTGCCTGGCGGGGAGAGAGGCAGACAAGCCGCAGCTTTGGATGCCGCTGGCGCCGCATTGGGGAGCGTTGCGCTCCTGTGCTTCGCCGCCACGGTCTGGCAACTGGCGCCTCATGGACCGTGGGTTTCGCTTCCTCTTGCCTGTCTGATCTGGCTGCCCGTCGCAATCATGATGTGGTGGCTGCGTCGCCTCACGCGACGCGTGCGGTTTCCGGGCCGCAGCTCAGAGACAAACCTATCGTCAGCGCTGACTGCCCGGCGCCGCCGCCGCCGCCCGTTCTAG
- a CDS encoding PRC-barrel domain-containing protein, whose protein sequence is MEMERRETGTLIGSDKVEGTTVYGADAQKIGSIERVMIDKVSGQVSYAVLGFGGFLGIGDDHYPLPWQSLKYDTSLGGYRTNLTADRLEGAPKYGNDNDWNWDDPGRARAVNDYYSGF, encoded by the coding sequence ATGGAAATGGAAAGGCGTGAAACAGGAACGCTGATCGGTAGCGACAAGGTCGAAGGCACCACCGTCTATGGCGCCGACGCCCAAAAGATCGGCTCGATCGAGCGCGTCATGATCGACAAGGTCAGCGGCCAGGTGTCGTACGCGGTTCTCGGCTTCGGCGGCTTCTTGGGCATCGGAGACGATCACTACCCCCTGCCATGGCAGTCGTTGAAGTACGACACGAGCCTTGGCGGGTACCGAACCAATCTCACCGCCGACCGGCTCGAGGGCGCGCCAAAGTACGGCAATGACAACGATTGGAATTGGGACGACCCGGGACGGGCGCGAGCCGTGAACGACTACTATTCCGGGTTCTAA